TTTGTTATCAGTACCAAACACCTTCAAATCTCTTGGACGAAAGATGGTGTGCGTTTTTAGAGTGCTGTCGGTGTACATTATTGCACTATAAGCACCTGTTCCGCCGTCCTCTACAACACGTCCCAGCGGTGTTGGAGTGGCACAATCCTGTGCTAAAAGCAAATTCTGAAAGCCAAAACCGGCAACTATCAGAACCATAAGAGATATAAAAGTTTTCTTCATCATTAGGGTATTTTTTTGATTTGTGGTTGGATAAAACTCTTGAAGATTTAATAACAGGGTTTGTGACTTGTTGTTTGTCATCCCAACCCTAAACAGCACTAGACTTTACTTGTTGACACCTTGCAGTGATAGCATCCTCTCACCGTACCGTTTTCCCAAAATCCGGTATCCTTCGGCGGTAAAATGAAGTCCATCCTTCATTCCCGGACACCCTTCGGAAGAAATCACGTGTGCGTTGGGTATCACGCATGGCA
Above is a window of Desulfonatronum sp. SC1 DNA encoding:
- a CDS encoding sialate O-acetylesterase; translation: MIPNAHVISSEGCPGMKDGLHFTAEGYRILGKRYGERMLSLQGVNK